The genomic stretch CGTGTCCACGACGTGGTTAAATCCGTCCACGACACCGCCACCGGGCAACACGTTATCCAAAGCGATAAGCGTGGTTATAACGCCCCCGATGATCAACAAGGCCACCTGAATCACATCCGTCCAAGCCACTGCCGATAGTCCCCCGTAAATGGAATACGCCGCAGCAACAAAGGCCAGCCCGACGATAGCGGGAATGAATAACTCCCCGTTCCCAGTACCAATAATCGTATCAATGGCTTTTGCCCCTAGGAAAAGCACGGAAGTCAGGTTCACGAAAATAAACAAGGCGATCCAGAAAACGGCAAGAATAGTCTTCAAGTTCGTCGAGAAACGTTTTTCCACGAATTCGGGGATCGTGTAAAGCCCCTGTTTGATAAATATAGGTAAAAAGAATTTACCCACAATGATCAAGGTCAAGGCTGCCATAAACTCATACGAGGCAATGGCCAGTCCCACGGCGAACCCCGATCCGGACATCCCGATAAACTGTTCGGCAGAGATATTCGCCGCAATCAACGAGGCCCCAATAGCCCACCATGGTAACGATTTGCTCGCGAGGAAATAATCCTCCGTTGTCTTCTGCACGCCTTTCTTACCTCTTGACACCCACAATCCCACGGCAATAATCATTAAGGCATACGCCCCGAAAATGAAATAATCCCAGAACTCAAAACTCGTGTTCAACATTTTTCCAATTGTTATGGTTTATACTTAGTAAATTTTCCTCACACCATCACCAATGTCCGCCACGTAAAACTCGGCATTCAATCCAATTTTATCATGATACACGGGAGCCAACTTCTCGATAAATTCCTGCACGTTGTCTTCTTTCACAAGGCTCACGGTGCAACCACCGAAACCGCCCCCCGTGATCCGAGACCCCAGCACGCCCGGCAACTTCTGCCCTTCCTCCGCCAGCGTATCCATCTCGACACCAGTAACCTCGTAATCTTCCTTCAATGAGCGATGCGACGCATTCATCAATTCCCCGAAACGAACCAAATCCCCCTTTTGCAACACGTCAATGGCCTCATTTACCCTAGCGTTCTCCGAGACGGCATGACGAGCCCGACGATAAACGGTTTCATCGGAAATCAGATTCCGCACCCTCTCCAATTCTTCCTCGCTCAAATCACACAGATGTTTCACGTTCAATTCCTGATTTATATCGACTAAAGCCTGTTCACACTGGCTCCGCCGCACATTATACTCGGAAGTAACCAGATCATGATTTTTATTTGAATTGGTGATTACCAATTTATAACCATTAAGGTTTAACGGGATCAAATCATAATCCAAAGTACCACAATCCAGCGCGATAGCGTGTTCCTTCTTTCCCATGCCCACGGCAAACTGATCCATAATCCCACAATTCATGCCCACGAAGACATTCTCTGCCCGTTGTGACATTTTCACCAACTCCACCACGTCCAGCCCGACATTCAACTGATCGTTCAGCATAAACGCCGTTACAACCTCTATCGAGGCTGACGAGGACAACCCGGCCCCGTTCGGAATATCCCCGAAATACAGGATATCAAAACCCCACGAGTCAAGCCCCCGATCCGAAAACTCCTTCACCACACCCAAAGGATATTTCACCCATTCATTGGGTTTATTCTCAAAAATACTTTGATCACATTCTACTTGAAAAGTTTGGTTCATACTGGCGAAAGCAATCTTCTGATCATCCCGACGAGCCACGGCCAAATAAGTCCCGAAACTCAACGCACACGGGAACACCCGTCCCCCGTTATAATCAATATGTTCCCCGATTAGATTTACCCGCCCGGGAGCAAAGTACAGATGTTCAACCTTTGTCCCGTAAATCTCTTCAAATCTTTTTTCCAACACGCCTATATCCATTTTAATTAATTTAAGATTTAAAATTTAGAATTTAAAATGGGGTCTAACGCCACATGTCTACAAAGTTAAGGTATTTTCTTTAAAATTTTATATTCAACACGAATGAAAATTACATTCTATTGCTTATTTTTATGAGTTGATTAAAATCATGGATCATGGAACTGAAAGAATATATTCTCAAGAATGAATGCCTTAAAATTCACGTATGTAATCTCGGCGGGATTATAAAAAACATATTTGTACGCGATTGCAGGTGGAAACTTGTTGACGTGGTTTTAGGATTTGATACCCTTGAACAATATATTGACCCGGAGTACCGGAATAATTACCCTTATTTCGGGGCGCTCATCGGACGCTATGGTAATCGCATCAAAGGCGGGGAAATCACGATTGACAACAAGACTCACGTGTTGAACAAGAATGAAAAAGGAAATACCCTCCACGGGGGAACGCCCGGATTCGATCAACGCCTTTGGGACGTGGAACAACCGGACAACGAACATCTCATTCTGCACTACACTAGCCCGGACGGGGAAAACGGTTTCCCCGGTACACTGGACGTCACGGTTCGTTATTCCATTGCAAACAACGTGTTCCGGGTGATTTACGAGGCTAGTTGCGATCAACCGACACACGTGAATCTCACGCAACACCCCTATTTCAATTTAAGGCCGACCGACGAGAATATCGGGAATCACGAACTACGGCTCTATACTTCTCACTATCTGGAAACAACTTCTGATTTAATCCCGACAGGAACTATCCTCTCAACAGACCAAAAACACGCTTTCGATTTCAACAAACCGCTTTTCCTCGCCTTGCAGGAAGACGGGTTGGATGATTGCTACACGTTCGGAGACCCGATAGAACCCCAACTCATGGCCGAGTTGTCCCACCCGAAAAACGGGATCACGGTTACCATCCTGTCGGATTACCCCGGCTTGCAGGTTTACACGGGTAAATACATCAACGTGGCCAACGGGAAAGGCGGAAAGCATTACGGTCCCTATTCGGGAATTGCCCTGGAGACACAAATGCTCCCGGACAGTCCCCACCATCCTTGCTTTCCTTCCACCCGTTTGAACCCGGGCGAACGGTACCTTCACAAAACGATCTACTCGTTCAACTGTATCAGCGTAGAAGAAGACTACGAGGACGAAACCGAGGGATAAACCGATAGATTTATTTTCGTCATATAGGGCTCCATGTCCACGTGTTCCAATGCTTAACCCGTTCACCACGTTCGGGTAAGTCTCTCCTATACAAACAACACGAGAATCGACAACACAAGCAGCAAACAGATGAAAAAAATAATACAAATTACCTTCCCGAGTACTTCACATAAGAAACAGATGATAATATACACGTTCGACATTTACTTTGTAAAGCCTATATTAAAAGGTTTATTTATTATTCTTTTGAACCATTGCTTAATTTTATTAGTTTTGCAAAAAGCGATCGGTTATGG from Butyricimonas virosa encodes the following:
- a CDS encoding galactokinase, encoding MDIGVLEKRFEEIYGTKVEHLYFAPGRVNLIGEHIDYNGGRVFPCALSFGTYLAVARRDDQKIAFASMNQTFQVECDQSIFENKPNEWVKYPLGVVKEFSDRGLDSWGFDILYFGDIPNGAGLSSSASIEVVTAFMLNDQLNVGLDVVELVKMSQRAENVFVGMNCGIMDQFAVGMGKKEHAIALDCGTLDYDLIPLNLNGYKLVITNSNKNHDLVTSEYNVRRSQCEQALVDINQELNVKHLCDLSEEELERVRNLISDETVYRRARHAVSENARVNEAIDVLQKGDLVRFGELMNASHRSLKEDYEVTGVEMDTLAEEGQKLPGVLGSRITGGGFGGCTVSLVKEDNVQEFIEKLAPVYHDKIGLNAEFYVADIGDGVRKIY
- a CDS encoding aldose epimerase family protein; this translates as MELKEYILKNECLKIHVCNLGGIIKNIFVRDCRWKLVDVVLGFDTLEQYIDPEYRNNYPYFGALIGRYGNRIKGGEITIDNKTHVLNKNEKGNTLHGGTPGFDQRLWDVEQPDNEHLILHYTSPDGENGFPGTLDVTVRYSIANNVFRVIYEASCDQPTHVNLTQHPYFNLRPTDENIGNHELRLYTSHYLETTSDLIPTGTILSTDQKHAFDFNKPLFLALQEDGLDDCYTFGDPIEPQLMAELSHPKNGITVTILSDYPGLQVYTGKYINVANGKGGKHYGPYSGIALETQMLPDSPHHPCFPSTRLNPGERYLHKTIYSFNCISVEEDYEDETEG